From the genome of Parazoarcus communis, one region includes:
- a CDS encoding ABC transporter permease subunit yields the protein MSVAAKRWGARSWLVLVFAFLYIPILCLVVFSFTSGEITTQFDGFSLRWYEALLADREIQSAVWLSLRIGAMAATAAVVVGSAAAFVLTRYRPYFGSSFFAGMTTAPMVMPEVVTGLSLVLLFTHPALSFLGGRGALAIWAAHTTLCAAYAAVLVQSRLREVDRSLEEAALDLGCPPFKVFFIITVPVIAPALISAWLLTFTLSMDDFVLAAMLSDPGSTTLPVLIFARLHHGLKPEINALATIIVVVVSIAVLTANHMMMSSQRARMRARELAQC from the coding sequence ATGAGCGTCGCGGCAAAGCGGTGGGGCGCACGCAGCTGGCTGGTGCTGGTGTTCGCCTTCCTCTACATACCGATCCTGTGTCTGGTGGTGTTTTCCTTCACCTCGGGCGAGATCACCACGCAATTCGACGGCTTCTCGCTGCGCTGGTACGAGGCGCTGCTGGCGGACCGCGAGATCCAGTCCGCGGTGTGGCTGTCGCTGCGCATCGGCGCCATGGCAGCGACCGCCGCGGTGGTGGTCGGGTCAGCCGCGGCATTCGTGCTGACGCGTTACCGGCCTTATTTCGGCAGCAGCTTCTTCGCCGGGATGACGACGGCACCGATGGTGATGCCGGAAGTGGTGACCGGCCTGTCGCTGGTGCTGCTGTTCACCCACCCCGCCCTGTCCTTTCTCGGCGGACGCGGGGCACTCGCGATCTGGGCCGCGCACACCACGCTGTGCGCAGCCTACGCCGCCGTACTCGTGCAGTCGCGCCTGCGCGAGGTGGATCGTTCCCTGGAAGAGGCCGCGCTCGACCTCGGCTGCCCACCGTTCAAGGTGTTCTTCATCATCACCGTGCCGGTGATCGCCCCGGCACTCATATCCGCCTGGTTGCTGACCTTCACCCTGTCCATGGACGATTTCGTGCTCGCCGCGATGCTCTCCGACCCGGGCAGCACCACACTGCCGGTGCTGATCTTCGCCCGTCTGCATCATGGCCTGAAGCCCGAGATCAACGCCCTCGCCACCATCATCGTCGTGGTTGTGTCGATCGCAGTGCTCACTGCGAACCACATGATGATGTCGTCACAACGGGCGCGGATGCGCGCGCGGGAACTCGCCCAGTGCTGA
- a CDS encoding ABC transporter permease subunit encodes MSTRKLFLLRGRFWVGMLPWTWLLLFFLLPFVLIVNVSLSTPELSIPPYVPPLHTAADGTGVEFVPDLSNYQRLQDEFTSIGEDGAYLLYLRAYGNSLLLASLTTLCCLLIGYPFAYHIARARESIRNVLLMMVMLPFWTSFLLRVYAWMGLLDSSEVGLINQLLLGLGIVDAPLPLLYNTGAVLTGMIYSYLPFMVLPLYANLVKLDPRLLEAASDLGARPLTTFLSVTLPLSRNGIIAGAMMVFIPAVGEFVIPDLLGGGDVQMIGRNIWDDFGPNQDWPMAAAVAVVMVLLLIVPIIIFNRSSRQEAEELR; translated from the coding sequence ATGAGCACGCGCAAACTGTTCCTGCTGCGTGGCCGTTTCTGGGTCGGGATGCTGCCGTGGACCTGGCTGCTGCTGTTCTTCCTGCTGCCCTTCGTGCTGATCGTCAACGTCAGCCTGTCCACGCCCGAGCTTTCGATTCCGCCCTACGTGCCACCGCTCCACACCGCCGCCGATGGTACCGGGGTCGAGTTCGTGCCCGACCTGTCGAACTACCAGCGCCTGCAGGACGAATTCACCTCGATCGGCGAGGACGGCGCCTATCTGCTCTACCTCCGGGCCTACGGCAACTCGCTGCTGCTGGCCAGCCTGACCACGCTGTGCTGCCTGCTCATCGGCTATCCCTTCGCCTACCACATTGCACGCGCACGCGAATCGATCCGCAACGTGCTGCTGATGATGGTGATGCTGCCGTTCTGGACCTCCTTCCTGCTCCGCGTCTACGCCTGGATGGGCCTGCTCGACAGCAGCGAGGTGGGGTTGATCAACCAGCTGCTGCTGGGGCTGGGCATCGTCGACGCGCCCCTGCCCCTGCTCTACAACACCGGCGCGGTGCTGACCGGCATGATCTACAGCTACCTGCCCTTCATGGTGCTGCCGCTGTACGCCAACCTGGTCAAGCTCGACCCGCGCCTGCTCGAGGCCGCCAGCGATCTCGGCGCGCGTCCGCTGACCACCTTCCTTTCAGTTACGCTGCCGCTGTCACGCAACGGCATCATCGCCGGCGCGATGATGGTGTTCATCCCCGCGGTGGGCGAATTCGTGATTCCCGACCTGCTCGGCGGCGGTGACGTACAGATGATCGGCCGCAACATCTGGGACGATTTCGGCCCCAACCAGGACTGGCCGATGGCGGCTGCGGTTGCCGTGGTGATGGTGCTGCTGCTGATCGTGCCGATCATCATCTTCAACCGATCAAGCCGGCAGGAAGCGGAGGAACTGCGATGA